The following nucleotide sequence is from Synchiropus splendidus isolate RoL2022-P1 chromosome 1, RoL_Sspl_1.0, whole genome shotgun sequence.
ttgTTGCACAAGTCCTGTCTTTGTATGTGCGGGCAGTGTCCCTAAATATGACTAGTAGATCAgcatttagaaaaacaaaatatcatggtgatgaaaggcaaaaatgtaaTTGCCACATACGTGGACGGAGGGGACATACAGTACAGTAAGAGGTTAAACTGACCTGCAGCCATGGTGGGCAACATACTGGCTCGCTCCTCATCAAGAATAAAAGCCCAGTCTTCATAGTATGTGCTGCCAAGAATAAAGGACATATGATGTCATGCGGTGACTTTGTTCCAACATACAAACTTCATAACATGGTCCTAAATTGTAAATGATAACATAACAATAACAAGACATGTTTTTCTAAAAGCTACTGCAACCGTAAATTcataaatattataataataggCTTGCTGGCAATGACTTTATTTtgctaaatatattttcttaatTTAGATAACATTTTTGGGGTTAAATACGTGCAATGCgcaatgtaatatatatatatatatatatatatatgaaatgaacCCACTGCGTAGAGCTCTCATGCAGGGGACAAATTAAGGTAAAGTTGAGAGTTGAgattgaaaaaaacaaggcaagattgtttttttcccccaaataaaaagcctcaaaaactatgaattaaaatgaagtcacatttaaaaaatcaagAACGGCAACCAAAGATgacaaaatcaaatcaaattacatcttggaaagaaaaaaaactattttagaACTATTTTAAAAGGGATTCAGCTGATGActcaattgtttgttttttcttcgcAGACTGAACCTCTTGAAGCAAATAATGGCAGCCAGACTAAACTTGGAAGAAAGAACAGTCACTGAATTGAGAGCAACCATTGAACGTGAATGAAATACCAAgggaactgtttcatgatgtgtGATATTGCTGGCAGTGTCTGGACTAGAACCGACATCAGTTTGAGAAGAGGCGGTGGTAAAACTATAGAATTCTTTTAACGTGTGCATACATTTTTTGGGACACCCAGTGTATTCAGACATTGACACAAGATTGTTCCCCCACCCCAACACACACCACAATGGATTTGAAATCAAATACATTTAATGCAATTTCAGTTCAGATTCAAATCAGGTGAACGCTGTAGGAATTACAGCAGTTAATGAATGCGCCCTCACCCCCATTTAAAGGGACCAAAAAGAAAGGGACACAGACAATAGATCAGGTTTGTCTACAGCAAGTGAAATGCATGCCCTAACAGCTTCAGGTCAGGTTACGCACTTGGTCAACGTGAAACATTCCAGTTGTTAACCTTAGAAAACTCCTCTGTTTCTTTTGCAATACACAATGGGTTATTGTGCCTCTGCATGGTGAAGCGCTGTTCACTTGAGTTCTGAAGAGCTGTGGCTGGATATGCACAGACAATATAGCTCGAAATACTTCAGAATTCATTATGCTGCTTTTGTCAACATCTTGGTTCCGGATGCTCAGCTCCCCGTCTTGAATCTGTGTCAGGTTTAGTGGTCTCCATCTGCTACACCACTTAGTTTTACTATTAGCCCATCAAAAGGTGAGCGGCACATACACAAACTGATGTTATTCCTGAACTGTTCGTCTGATTTGGATGAGCCCCCACAAATGAGATCTAGTCGCCACATCTTGTTTCATAGCATTTCAAATCTGTCGCAGTGGTGAAAGATGGGGATTGTGTTGATGTCCCAATATTTATGGACCTGAttgtaaatatgaaaaataaaagctaCAAAAATGATAACACATAGagggaaaaaacaaatgtgagttAATTCAGTTTaaccaagaaaaaaagtcagtgaaCACACGCATACATACACGCACTTACCTGAGCCGTGCTTGATCAGACAGGAGTGTGTGTAAGTAGCGTTCCAGCGAGTGTTCATTGAGAGCGCAGCGGAGCCAGGCGCGACCTCGACCCAGTTCAGATGAGATCTGCCGCAGTGAGTAGAAGCGCTGGAGCTCGTGTCGGTTCAGATGCTCTTTCACATAGAACCAGAAGGTCAGCTCTGGCGGAGGGAGAGTCACATTAGATGACACTCAGGCAAAACAGAGGAAGGGTGATCGTGGAACTGGACGGTAACTATGGAGGTTGAAAGAGTAGTACAACACATCGCCACTCCCTCATGAACGAACAGGACCTCCTGGGCCCCTGGACCTCTTCCATATTTCACTCTGCCCAATGAAGTTCCAGCAGCTAATGGACTCGCTCAAACTTTTCTGTCTCAGTGGTTTGAAAGTTAATGGGATCTTTTTTGCGTCACACTTCTCTTTTCCATATCATTAGCATATAACCTCAGAACAATGTGTTGGGAATGATGGCTTCTATTCCGGGCTCTGTCAGAGGGCTTGGCTTCATTAGTGCAGTTCAGCAACAATCCTTTCTACTAATTGACTGTGAAATACAGGAAAGCCTCAGATATGCTAATAGTGGCAGCCATTACCCAAGTTCCCAGCTGGATTTCCTGCCCTTTGAATTCCATCAAGAAGAAACAATATTTCGTAATGTGTAACCGACGCTCAGCTCAGAAACAGAGCGGTCAAAAGGAGACATTTAGGGTACACACCCTCATTATGAGCGGGGTGGGACTTCAGAAAAGTTCACTTTGACAAGAGCCACGCTGTTTGTAAAATGtgccagactggagacaaatAATTGGAACAGAATTGTGTGTAAAACTCGCCTAAAACTATCAATAACAAAGTCAATAAAGGCTCCATAAACAGTACGGCACATGGATCGGACAAGAAACAGAACATAGCGCAGGGCTGCAACAGCTAGCTGACTATAACCGACTAATCTATTAGTCACCATTCACACCACattatgagaaataaaaatgttaaacacTATACAACGGTTTACAACACTACCACTACAAGACGAGTCGTGTGTGTCAACCCACACACACTATATGCTGAGACTGTCGACTGTCAATATGGTCGTAATTTAAAACATAACTAGTGGTggacaaattacatttttgttagTTTTCTAATGGCCATTTACAACACTATGATCACACAAGTCTGTGTGTTCATCAACCTGCACTAGTCATTCGCCAACAAGTTCACTAATCGTTAAACTAGTCAGACGTACTGGTACTAGTTGTTAGTTGAAGCCCTATTTAGGCGCACATAAGAGGTTGGactggaatttttttttattttaaaacagcaATAGGCATAATTTCTGTATTTcaaaaaatcattaaaaagtTGCGTGaatcatctttgtttttctgaagtagGCAGGCAGCAGCCTTTTCAGCCACATCACACAAAATTTGTGTCACAGCTAAGAATATAGCCGGACTATGGTTATGTAAGTTTTATGAAGCATGTGATTTcctggacaaaataatggctcTGATTAAAAATTATCACAACATACCACGTCAAACAGAGTACATAAATATAGTATACAGAGTATATACAATAAACAGAGCCCCAGGTGTCAGCAGTCCTGCATCAGGTTCCTACTGTATGGCCAGAGTCTTGCAAATATAGAGCCCGAGTACCTATGTTTTGATATCTTGATGGCTGCTTATCGGGAAAAAAGATTTTGTCCTAGTTTTCTCATTAGTCGAAAATCCAGACACGGAGTACAATTACACGCAGAGAGTAGACGGACTAAAGCAATAGCTCGCTTAAGCCCCCGAGTCGGCTGTGAACTCTTCAGTCTTTCCGGTTCTACTATCTGTAAAAGAACAACATGCAaagttgacaggtagcgaggagccgtttcagaccGATCAAGTAGTTTCGCTTAAGCGTTAGAATCAGCGCATCAGAGCAACAGTTGACCACGGTCCCACTCATGGATCCCCAAATTAATGTCAACACGCTTCCTGTCTGAATaagattaaatattcaggagaCTCAGTGGCCTTTGTATTCCAATAGTGATAAATGTCTAGTAACTTAAGCAGAGAGTCATGCTTTTGATCACCGTCATGGGCCCAGAGTCACTTAACAACTATGCTAACGGTTGCTTTCATGGAAGTAATGTTGTGTACTAAAAGCAACAAATCACGTCCTCTAATGTTCTTGTGAGAACTAACGACCAGAACAACCTAAGtcaaggaagttgaagacaaattgacacatctgcagatcaccGTCGTCgcaagttacaaaacacagctgatatcagagttttgtcatgtgttcaccgcagacatTGGCTAAGACCGAGGAACACACATACTGTGCATCAGGTTACGCACACAACTTATCgattgtatagaaggttattagacatcattCGAGCTAGATTTGTTTGGAGTTGCTTAACTTCCAGtgcgtagctgaagctcacgtagccacacatcacccagtccggtcAGAGTCAAGCTACTTGGcgacatgctagcttagtctagCTATTAACCGCATTATTCAGGTCGTGCAGTCCGACATCCCGTGCTGGGTAACACTACCTTCACCTTAATCTGGGTTTTATCAAGTATCCTTGATAAAAACAAGGAGCAAAAAGtaagaggaaataaaaataattttttaaaaatgtagttTTCCAATCATCAGCGCCATTGACAAGCATGCTTGGGGTCTGAGGAGAGTACCTGCTTCAGTCTTGCTGCTGAAACCTGCCGCTTGCTTGATGGCCGCAGCAGTGAGGGCAAGGCCTCGACTTTTCCTCAGGCCGTGCTGGAGCACCGCTTCAAACTGGGCACAGAGGCAGATGACCCTGCAGGCACAACGTAGAGTCAGCACAAGGTTCACTTTACAACATATTGGCCAAAAACTGTTTTGAGTGAGTATTGTCATGCAAGAGAATATCATAGATGAGTtcaccctttacacatgacacAGAGAGTAGTCAACCAGCTCTACATAGACGGAAATGTTATTCTTTCTTCACATCAAGTTAACATTAGTCGTACTGATGAGAGGGTCCAAACCATCAGCAGGACGATACAAGCAACAATGACCCGACACTTTCCGTACACATTCACTTAGAGTCAGTGGCCTGCACACTTCCTGTTCAGGAAAACACACCAGAGACATCTTCGCCATCATCCATCGGCCAAAACCTTTTCATCCTATTCATCGACTGCAACCCTTCATCAGGGCCAAAGGCCTGATTCATCTCTTCAACTTCAGCTATCCTCAATGACCTGCAGGTGTCACACGCAGGCCTCACTCACCCCTCTGCCCCCCCTTCTGCTCTCATCCCTGGGTGTGTGCCGTCACCAAACACACTCAAAACGTCGGCTGTATGGCTGTTAAATCCTCTAGCAAGGTGACATTtagtttctttgttttgaagGAAGAGAGACAACATGCTGCCCGTGTAAATTATTGGAATCCAAACAGAACAAAATGAGCATAAGGACTATGATGATGCGATGACGGACGGATTACAGATGCAGTGGCGGCCCCTAGTGGAGGAGCAAAgaacctcctccaccaggaaGCGCTGCGCACTCAGACACACCTAAAAAAGCCTTATTAAAGGCGATGAAATGCCGAGCTGGAAATTTTCCAAACACCAAGTGAACAAACACAACCATGTACCTGCTGTCTGAGTCCGTAGCGATCTCTTTTCGTCCTCCGAAACGTATTTGGCACTGGAGacaaaagaaggaaatgacAATGGTCATGAATGGCATGACCGCTTTTCGACTTGAACCTAGGCGATAGTGAACTTCAATAGTGCATCAGCATGCAGAACATTTTGGATATACACTTAGCTGTAGTCTGgggtatttcttttttaatactATTATTGATCTGAGCCATGATTAAAAAAGGATACGAGAGAAGTAGTAATTATGGACTTATTACTATGAATATAAACTTATTACAATTGACTGCTGGCCAACATGTGATATAGTTTGCTTCCTACTGAAACCACGAACATTATTGACAGGCTTCATTCTGAAAATGTGTGTAGAATGTTTTAAATCTTTGATGGTAGCTGCATTAGAACTCTTGTCACATTCTTGCTATCCTGTTTTCACTGGGTGTAATTTTGCAATATCATTAGAAGATGGTAAGAGAACTGTCCCTAAAAGAGgctaaacagtaaaaaaaaaaagtatattggTGCTGAATGGCAGATTTCCATCACTTCAGCATGCAGGGTCTCAGGCGGCAACATTGCACAACATTTAGATCAAACCAGATAAAACAGAGTTTTAGGCACTTCCACATCCAAACGCCTGACTTCCTCTTTACCCCTACACctgtttcacaaaaaaaaagaaactgaaaaattCACCTCATGCAAAGTCCACCTGAAGTACTGcatataaatataatagttttttttttctcaaacatcTATTTGTTTGTTGAATTTGTGCTGTATGAAAAAGAGAGGAGGGATCTGTGGGActaactgatgatgatgatgatgatgatgatgatgatgatgatgatgatgatgatgattccaCCTTTGTCACTACAGTCACTGAAAAAGTGAGCAAGAACGAAATTAAATTTATTTCCCGTCATTTTTTTGTCCCTATAGTTACCCGTAGTGCAATCACCATTTACAACTCTGCTAAACTAAAAGATGATCATCGATGCAATAATCATCACAGCTGGCTCAGACCAAATGCGCCGGTTTTAGATGACCCTTGACCTCCCAAGACCACTTGCATATCACTGCTGTGTCTACAGCTTGCAGCCTGGAGAGATTCAAAGAGGAACATGGTGTCACCTGTTTGACAGCATCTAGCAGGCGCTCCAGGAGATTCTGTCTCTTGGTGTCAATCTGCTGTGTGCCTGAGAATGAACACACCAGAGACATGCAATAAACAGGCGCAAATAAAGGAAAGGATTAAGCTTCTTgacagtgtgttgtgttttgaatattgcaacaaaaaaaaaaacaacaagcttCTACGGTCAATCATGTTGGCTGGATACATCATTGTCCACTGTAACAGtgtttgtcattgaaaacatattctgaattttattcttATCCTCatggacaaataaatgaatataaactgAGTTAGTGAACATACTGCATGAGCCTTGGCAACAAAAGATTcatgaaataataaacaaaacctCGTCAGGCTGAAGTAAGAAAAGACTTATTTTCACCTTGAGACTTACTAATCGTGAATCGTCCAGTCTTGATTTCATGATGAAGTGTCCACGCTACACTGTTGTTTGTCGTTTTTATGTGTCATGATTACGGGCATCTTGTGAAGTCATAACCAGTAATGGTTCCGTTAATAACCTCCAGATTTTATTACTACAGTAACTTCCTGGAGGGGCGAGTCATATTTAACGCTTCGAAATCTTatccaaaataaaaattcattcaAGGTAATCTCTGTCACAGCCCCAAATAGGACTGAATGAAAACTGGGAACATTTTATCTAGATGTGGTCGATTGATCTGTTGGGCTTTAAGCAGCAGCTCAATGTTAAAGGCGTAGGACGCACTTAAATACGTAAAAGAATGAGTTCGTTGACTGGGAAACGGTCGGGATTTACTCAGTTGTCTGTTCTATCAGTTTGATTATTTAACAAAAAGTAAACTCACCGTTCATCGTGACAAACAAACCACGTATGCAGTGACATGCAACAGCAAGAGGCCACCGACGGTTCCACTAATGTGGCTTCTTGTCATCCGGAGCACAGCGGGTCACTGCACCTTCAGGAGCCGAGCTTGTCGCACCCTGCAGGGGCTTCAGGACTGATGCTGTGTCGGTAGCATGGAGGCCTGACAGACAGCAGCCGCCGGGAAGTAGAAAAGCGGCTACGTTGAAACGCCAGACAAAAGGCGGAGGACGAGGAAGTCAAGCGTGTCGCGTGTGTTAAACCTTTAAGACGATAAACACTGTTGACAACTAATAAGTGACTCTGCGAAAAAGGAAGCGGAGACCAGGGTGAGCGGCAGCTTGGTCACGTGACAAAAcatactgctgtcatatgacaAAACAAGGCATGCTGGGTCTTGTAGTTCTTATTTCACAATTCACACGCTCTAAAACGATCTACATTGTTTTGTAAAATAaccattaaaatgtaattactgACACCTCAttagtttgttgtttttccccTGATCTTTTTGAAAACGAAAACAGACACTAGGATCAAAACATCCcagtgatgttttcattttctctcataTTATTTGCCTGTCCTATTTATGCTGAATTGTCCATTGAATTGATATTTTGTCTTTGGCAATTATAAACAAGCTATTTGTTCATCAAtatcaaatcaataaataaaaatcaaagacACTCCAAAATGTCAGTTTTGCTGATTCAGTTTAATGTCGCAGTCTCCCACAAAACTGATTTTCATAgttctatttttattcttttgtggACAAACAGCTGTACAACACAACAATGGACAGATCAATTCACAAACTTAACTTTACTCATAGCAAGAGAGTGCATATGTCCATCCAGCTGCTTATTTCTCTCCACattgttatttgttttacagAGTATTGTTGCCTGGCCTTTATTTAATGTATATAATTCAACGTTTGGAACAGCATTCGTCGAAATGAGCtcaatcagacagcaggtgacagTGACTTCATGACCCCACAGATTAAACACAAGTGTTGCCAACTTGGCGACATTTCGCTAAATGTGACTTTTGAATCCCTGTAGACAGATTTCATTGTGAAAAGCGACAATTTCAGCGCCTTTTTTTGAGGTCCCAGTTTCCATGATACAAGGCACTTGCAGGCATTTGTCTCACTCAGCGAGGGAACACCTCCTcacttttaaatgtgtttatttccgAGCGATTTTGAAAAAGTTATTCTTTACAAATGTCTCCAGATAATTAATGCTTTGCATTTTGTTGCACACTGACAGTCATTTTTGCCACTATGAAAGGTGCTCAAATGCGGACTGGTATTCAGCATGGAACCATTAACGTGAGCAAGGGTTGCTTCTTATCAGCAATAAAAGCATCTTATCACGGCAGTGTTGTCATATCATTATTGCAGCACGCTTGCAGATTCTTCAACAAACAACATAATCCATAAAAGAGAGTCTATATTGACAGAGTTTCTCTGGAGTGTTCTCTTGTGGAGGAAGCCATGGAGCTGTCAAAGATAGTGAAGAGCGCAGCATCGGTGTTTGAGGgtctgctcttcctcctgaaAGAGTTCCTGATCCCACTGGAGAGTTTCCGGGAGACACTTCTCATCACGTGTCCAAGTCCCGCTTTACTTTTGCCCACGTCGTCCTCCAGATCCTCTGGCGGCACGTCGATGTTCCCGGAGTACCAGAACAGCCACCAGATCAGGCTGAGGAAGATAATGATGCCTCCTGCGTAGATGAACAAGTCGTGGACCACCAGGCCTCCAAACAGGCCCACCATCATGATGAAGACTCCCAGTATGTCGTGGGCCACTGCGAACCAAAAGGAGCACTTGCAGCGTCCGACTCCTCCGTACCGCCGCTCCCCTTCTGAATTCATCTGCACAGTTGTCGACATGCTGCGGGTTTGAGTCCAGTCCCAGGGTTCTCCTCAGAGGAACTCCAGATGTGAACACAACAGTTCTCTGTCACATGCAGCTCTGCGTCTGCTCAAAGTGCATCGAGCAGAATCAATAAAAGCCGCTCAAAGCAGCTCAGTGTTGGATGTTTGGACAGTTGCATCACAACAGGTGTAATGATTAAACACACCCACGTGCAAAGCGAGCAGACAGGTGGAGGGGTTTTGGGAATTATTCATGCAAGTACACGAGCTTCTTTTAAGAGAAGACAGAAAAGATGTACATGAAAATGTGGAGAACAAGAGGCTAAACACTTTCATGCAGTAATCTTCCCACTATGGCAGGATATTGTGACATGGACGCAAATGATGTGTTGCTACATTCCATCAAGGAAGCAACAGCTAATGTGCCAATAAAGGAAGACCTGACCCACTACAAAAGCAGATTGGATTGACATTGTAAAAAATTACTTCCATACTTTACATGCAGAAACACCAAATGCCTGATATTTGATtttgacaaaacattttccccaaaattacAACAGAAGACAGTGCCTCAGGAAcgcaaccaaaaaaaaaatcaacatgacAAACTTCAAATTGAATTCAACTTGTGAGAAGAAAATATTGCTGTCCCACTCACGTATTTTGGACTACTACTGCTGCTTCCATTTTAAATAGGGTGGTGGATTTGTGCGCCCCTTGGTGTGAATGACCCGCCTTGAccttgtgtgtctttgtgtttgtctgtgatcaaaataacttgaaaagctatggacagatttggatgaaaatttcaggaacaaattcaattttgggagtgatgcaaataaa
It contains:
- the LOC128751407 gene encoding transmembrane protein 238-like, coding for MSTTVQMNSEGERRYGGVGRCKCSFWFAVAHDILGVFIMMVGLFGGLVVHDLFIYAGGIIIFLSLIWWLFWYSGNIDVPPEDLEDDVGKSKAGLGHVMRSVSRKLSSGIRNSFRRKSRPSNTDAALFTIFDSSMASSTREHSRETLSI